The Chthoniobacterales bacterium genome segment GCTCGCCGTGATCGGCCTTGTTCTCCCGATTTTCACGAAATCCGGAATTCGCGGAGGATATTCCGCCACGCATGCCGCCGGGCTCGTCGTTCTTTCGCTCGCGATCTACGGCGTCTTCCTCCTGGTGCAGACAAACCGGCATCGGGATTTCTTCCGCGATCCTGAAGGCGACGCGAACGACGGTCACGTTGGGCGTCCGTCCCCGCTTTCCAACGCGGCCCACACTGCCCTTTTGTTCGCCTACATTGCGCCTGTCGTGCTGCTCGCGAAAAAGCTCGCGGTCGTCCTGCATTACGCCAGCAACGACCTCGGGCTCCCGGAAGGATTCAGCGGCTTTATCGTCGCCAGCCTTCTCCTTGCCCCCGAGGGTCTGGCCGCCATCGAAGCGGCGCTTCAAAACCGCATGCAACGCTCGATCAATCTCCTGCTCGGATCGGTGCTCGCAACCATCGGCCTCACGATTCCCGCGGCCCTGGCCATCGGCCTGATCACCGGAAAGACCGTGATCCTCGGCTTGGACAACGCCGAAGTGGTCCTTCTCCTCATCGTCCAAGCCGTCTGCATACTCACGTTCGGGCAAGGCCGCACAAACATGCTTCACGGCGCCATCCACCTGCTGCTCTTCGGGGTCTATATCTTCCTCATTTTCGACACCGGGACCTGAACCTTTGCCGGTGTCGTCGCGAGAAAATACACCGGCTTCGTGCCGGCAAAAAAAATCACGCGGATTTCAATCCTGCCTTGATGAAAACGTCGAGCCCAGGCTTGCGGATTTTTGCCGCATTCTCCGGCGTCAGTGCGGCACGCTTTTCCCCGTGTTCCCGCGGGAAAAAGATTGTCATCGATTTCAGTTTTTAGGTGCGCAGCCGCGAGCGGGCCAGCAACAAGCCTCTTGCATTTACACTGCGTTGCGGCATTCTTTCACGCCTCATTGACCCTATCGTCCAGTGGCCTAGGACACCGCCCTTTCACGGCGGTAACACGGGTTCGAATCCCGTTAGGGTCGCTCTTTCAACTCCGTGAAAGAGCGATTGTAATGCGGGTCTACATCAAAGTTTGGGGGTCTACATCAAAGTTTGGGGACTGAATGGGGGTAGGATGTTGGTGTTGATGGTGTTGGTGTGGGTTGTTGGGTAGCCGCAAAGAAACGATGAAAACATCGGGAGAAGATCTCTCCATGCCGGGGCTTTAGCTGGCTGTTTCACGCCCACTTGGTGCATAGGACTTCTTTTTGGATGTGGGCTGTTAGGATGTAATGCGGTTGTGCACTTGTGATCGTCATCTTCTACACCCTTTCGGGTATTGTTTTTTTTAAAAATGGGCTTGCTGAACCCGATCAGGTATAGAAACATTGATTTGTAAAGTTTTATACCCTTAAGGGTATTCAATGAAAGACCCACTGATTCATTTTCTGAAAACCAAGCGGAAAGCTGCCGACATGACCCAGCACGATCTGGCCGATCGGGCCGGTGTCGGCCTGCGCTTTATCCGCGACCTCGAACAAGGCAAGCAGACCCTTCGCCTCGACAAGGTCAACCAAGTTCTGGCGCTGTTCGGCCATCGAATGGGGCCCTTGCCTTTCCGACCGGAGTTCGACGATGAGAAAAGCTGAAGTTCTGCTTCATGGCCGTGCCGTGGGCATCCTCGAGGAACTCGAGCGGGGATATCGATTCAACTACCGCGCGGATTATTTGGAGAATCCGAAAGCCGAGCCCGTGAGCCTGTCCCTGCCACTGCGGCGCGAGCCCTTTGAGGACAAGCGGTTGTTTCCATTTTTTGACGGGCTGATTCCGGAGGGATGGCTGCTGCAGATCGCCGAGGCGACATGGAAGATCGATCCCCGTGACCGTATGGGACTCTTGCTGGCCTGCTGCCGGGATTGCATCGGTGCCGCTGGAGTGGTGCCGATCAACGCGGAGACCGGCGATGAATAAGCCGCGATGCCGGATTTGCCTGGGCGACCTGAGCGCGCGGGAGAAGGACTACCATGCCGACTGCTGCCGGGAACTTTTCGACGCAGCACGGCCACCGCAAATTTCTTACACATGGGAGGAGTTGAACTCGCTGGCCGAGCAAATCGTCCGCAGTCACATCGCGGTTCCGGGCGTTCAGCCCAAGCTCTTGCTGCATCTCGAGCATGGCAACGCGCGGGACGGTGGACGTTTCACGCTTGTGGGGCTCGAGGATGGATACATCTTGAAGCCGCCGGTGGAGAGATTCCCGGAGATGCCCGAGTTGGAGCATCTCACCATGCGGATGGCGGCATGTTGCGGAATAGCAACGGCATCTTGCGGGTTGATATCCCTGCACAATGGACCGCCCGCGTTGATTGTTCGCCGCATGGACAGGGACAGAGAGCGTAAGCTGGCGATGGAGGACATGTGCCAACTCACCGACCGGCTTACCGAGGAGAAATATCGCGGCTCCTTGGAATCCGCCGGCAAGGTGATTCTCCGGCACTGCAACAATTCCGGGCTGGATGCCGTCCGTTTTTTCGAAGTGAACCTCTTCTGCTTCCTGACCGGCAACTCGGACATGCATCTGAAAAATTTTTCCCTGCTGCGCGCATCGAATGGCGAAATCAGCCTCTCGCCCGCCTACGATTTGCTCCCGACGGTTCTGTTGCTGCCGGAGGACGAAGAAGAATCCGCCCTCACAATCAACGGCCGTAAGAAGAAACTTCGCAGAGGTGATTTTCTCGCCCTCGGCCAAACCTTACGTATGACAGATCG includes the following:
- a CDS encoding calcium:proton antiporter; protein product: MSQKDDRRFWRNEWPLFVVWPSAALWLIYGDAWVGHHQSLAPSLFSLLWIAAAILCAAFAVVRHADALAERFGEPYGTMILTIAVISLEVLMISALMLHSDQPTLARDTMYSVVMIVLTALVGFCLVAGGLKFHEQSFNLQGANSYLAMILPLAVIGLVLPIFTKSGIRGGYSATHAAGLVVLSLAIYGVFLLVQTNRHRDFFRDPEGDANDGHVGRPSPLSNAAHTALLFAYIAPVVLLAKKLAVVLHYASNDLGLPEGFSGFIVASLLLAPEGLAAIEAALQNRMQRSINLLLGSVLATIGLTIPAALAIGLITGKTVILGLDNAEVVLLLIVQAVCILTFGQGRTNMLHGAIHLLLFGVYIFLIFDTGT
- a CDS encoding helix-turn-helix transcriptional regulator, which gives rise to MKDPLIHFLKTKRKAADMTQHDLADRAGVGLRFIRDLEQGKQTLRLDKVNQVLALFGHRMGPLPFRPEFDDEKS
- a CDS encoding phosphatidylinositol kinase, which codes for MRKAEVLLHGRAVGILEELERGYRFNYRADYLENPKAEPVSLSLPLRREPFEDKRLFPFFDGLIPEGWLLQIAEATWKIDPRDRMGLLLACCRDCIGAAGVVPINAETGDE
- a CDS encoding HipA domain-containing protein — translated: MNKPRCRICLGDLSAREKDYHADCCRELFDAARPPQISYTWEELNSLAEQIVRSHIAVPGVQPKLLLHLEHGNARDGGRFTLVGLEDGYILKPPVERFPEMPELEHLTMRMAACCGIATASCGLISLHNGPPALIVRRMDRDRERKLAMEDMCQLTDRLTEEKYRGSLESAGKVILRHCNNSGLDAVRFFEVNLFCFLTGNSDMHLKNFSLLRASNGEISLSPAYDLLPTVLLLPEDEEESALTINGRKKKLRRGDFLALGQTLRMTDRQISNVFQRFEKSLDACTALIDCGFCSEETKERYRHLVSRRWQQLGAS